The window TTCCACATCTATTCCTACTCTCTCTAGAAATATTCTCATTATATTTATTGCCCTTTCTGCATCTTCTCTTGAAACTTCCTCTTTTAGAGCCATTCTTGCATATGCTTCTGATATTCTTATTAATGCCTCTAGCTGTCTTGGTGTAATAATTATTGGCGAATCTGGACTCTCTGAACTTTTTTTTCTCATTTCTACGAAGAAATCTAGAAGCAATTTTTTGGCTTCATCCCCAAGTTTTGGGCTCACATTTTTTCTTGAGTAAGCAATATATTTCTTAAGTAATTCGGTATCTACAGTATTTTGCTGGACAATGTTTTTAGATGCATGAACATTCAAAATATGTGAGGCGAGTAATTCATCTTCTTTTCCTGGTTTATCTACCAGTATGAATATCAAGTCAAAACGCGATAATATCGTAGGTGGTAGGTTGATGTTCTCAATAAGTGTCCTCTCTGCGATGTATCTGCCTAGCTTGGGATTTCCCGCAGCTATGACAGTAGCCCTAGCGTTTAGTTTTGCGACTATTCCAGCTTTTGCAATAGATACAGTCTGCTGTTCCATTGCCTCATGAATTGCAACTCTATCCTCCTCTCTCATCTTATCAATCTCATCTATTACTGCAATTCCACCATCGGCTAATACTAATGCTCCTGCTTCTAGGTAATAATCACCACTATTTTTATCTCTAGTTACAGTTGCAGTGAGTCCTGCTGCAGTAGAACCTTTTCCTGTTGTATACACTGCTCTTGGTGCAACTCTGGCTGCAAATTGTAACATTTGTGATTTTGCTGTTCCTGGATCGCCTATTATGAGGATGTGAATATCTCCTCTAACTCGTGTTCCATCAGGTAGTAGTTTAGGAGAGCCTCCGAACAAGGATAACGCTATTGCTTCTTTAATTTCCCAGTGTCCATAAATCGACGGTGCTATTGAGGAAATTATTTTTTCTCTTATGAAGGAATCTTTTGAAAGTTCCCTGATTTTTTTCTCATCCTCCTCAGATATATTTACCTCATCAAGTACTTTTTGAGATATCTCAATACTATTAACCTTTAAATAAATATCAAATATTGCTTTACTGCCTCTTCTTATGTACGTATCTTTCTTTATCTCCAAAATTCCGACTACCTTAACTCTATCTCCTGGTCTCGAGATATCAACTAGATCATCTTCAAATACAATCTCCACTTGACGAGGAAGCTGACCTGGAGGAATTTCTTCAGGTCTCTCTTGTATTACAGCTTTTTGCCAATCGATAAACTCTGACTTATCCTCTATGAATTTGAATTGTCCAGGTTTGTTACATGCAGGACATACAGATGGTGCTTCAATGACCTCCCCCATATCTCCTTCTGGAGGCCATACAAACTCATGCATACAATCAGGGTTCATATGTTGAAATATGGCCTTTCTTAATCTTTCTTTAGGAGGAGTTGCTTTTACCAATATTCCTTCAACGGAAATTAGCCTTCCGGCATAGTTAGTTCTCAGTTTTCTAAGTTCTACAACTCTAGGTACATTTAATATTCTTACATGTAATTCTCGTATTTCATCTTGGTATGATGGATCTCTCTCAGTGACATAATCATAAAGTTTCTTTTCGATTAATGGAATGATTTCTTTAGGCGAATCTATAAGTTTGGTCGCAAATTTCTGGTTGAATGAATATAAATCAGAGAAGTCAACGTAAATGCTTTTCTTTCTATAAGCTATCATCTCATTTATAAGATTTTGATACACTAATCTTCCTTTATCATCATGAAAAGTTGATATAAACTCTAGAAATAATTCACCATAATCAAGCTGAGAAGGGGTTTCCAACAATATCACCTGGACCTTTTTCTATAGCATATTTTATGTTTTTGTATAATAGTATTTCCTCAGTAGTCATTCTGTCCATTAGATTTTCATCTTCTACGTTAAGATAAGCTAACTGTATAATTTTTCTTATTCTAATGGACATTATTTCACTTAACATTTGGTAAGCTTTCTTTATATTTTCATATGTTGCAACATCATTCTTCTTTTTAAGCTCATTAAATAGAGTTCTGACTTTAAAGTAAAAATCTTTGGGAAGCTTAATTAAAGATGCAGGAACACTTGCAGTCTGCTTTTCCTGGAACAGTATTTTACCCAGTTCATCTATTGTCACCATATCTATCATTTTAACTATCCCTCTATCTTGCAGGATGTTGGCTAGCCACAATTCTATTTCATCTTCAGTACCTTTATTCAGGATAGATTCTTTTGTCCCGTTATCAAATGGTCCCCAATCTTCTAAAACCATAACCTTCCTTTTGGACGTTTTATTCAAAATGGTAAGAGCCTTAATTTTAAGGGATATCGACATGACTGTTTATATAAGCTTTTAAGGTAAAAGTATAAATACGACATTACTCATGGAAAGACCAACACTTCTCCTAACTGCTAAAAAGAACAAAGACAACATCTGCTTGATAGAAATACTTAACAGGATCCTGATAAAGGATATGAACGCTACAGCTGTCGAGATAGTGAAGAACGTGATTATTCTATATTCTAATTTAAATCCAATGGAAGCTTATGGATTATTAATATCCGGACCTCCATCATGTGTTGCTAAAATATTTCCTATACATGGCATTATAGATAGCATTTCTGAGGCTGAAGTGATTAGGAAATCTGTTGATCTGTGTAAAAATGTGCTAAAGAATACTTTTTATGTTCAATGTTACTCAAGGGGAGTAAAGGTTAATTGCAGAGAAATTGAAATAGGTATAGGTATAGGTCTTAAGGGAATTACTAAGGTTGATTTCAAATCACCTGAGTTAATAGTTTTTGTGAATGTGGTAAGGGACAAGTCTTACATCTCGTTGTTAAAAAAGGGTGGAGAGAAAGTTTCGGTCAAGTCTCTGGGTCAAAATATATAGTATTACATCTAAAAATAGGATTAGGTGAAAGTTTTGGATGACATAAAGAATCTCATTGAAGATCTATTAGGAGGTGACACAGTATTTAACAATACTAAAATTTTAAATCCAGAATATATACCTTCAAATCTTCCTCATAGGGAAAATCAGATTAAAGAGATGACAGTTTCCTTTAGAGATCTTATATTGAATCCTGGAAGTTCGTCCATAAGATTGGTAATAATAGGAAGAACAGGAACAGGCAAATCTGTAACAACAAAGAAGTTCGGATTAAAACTCAGAGAAATAGCTCATGAGAGAAATTTAAGGTTAGAATACGTTCATGTGAATTGTCATAGACAGCGAACCTTATACCTTATTTTACAAGAGATTTCTCAAGGGCTACGGTTACAATTGCCTAATAGAGGTTTATCTTCACAGGAAACATTTAGAATAATATATGATTATTTAGAGAAAAGGAACATTCATCTTGTTATTACTCTTGACGAATTTGACTATTTTGTAAGTACAGCACCACTGGAAGATATATATTTCTTAGTAAGAGTTTACGACGAGCTAAATGTCACTACTAAGAGACTACATTATATTTTCATTGTTAGGGAAATAACTAGTCTTTCAGGTTTAGATAAGAGTATTAAAGATCATATAATCAAGAACATTATAGATTTTCCACCTTATAAATCAGCAGAACTATATGATATTCTTGCAGATAGAGTCTATAACGAGAAGGCATTTAAGGAGAATTCTGTATCGGAAGAGGTATTGAGGTTTATAGCTGAAGTTCATGGATTTGATAAAGGGGGTAGTGGAAATGCAAGAATATCAATAGAAACTCTTGAACTTGCAGGAAAAATTGCAGATAGCGAGAATTCACCAATCGTTACGTTAGAACATGCGAAGAAAGCTAACTCAAAAATTAACCCTGAATTAAGTGCATTAATTGATAGTATTAAAGAACTTGATCTTCATCAACTAATATTTCTAAAGGCTCTCGTATTATTACATGATCAAGAAGGGATAGACTTCTTTCCAATAGGTAAAATAGAACAAAGATATGTTGAATTAAGTAAGAATTTTGGTGAAGAGCCTAGGAGACATACTCAAATATTTGAATACGTTAGGCGGATGAAGCTAATGGGTCTTATAAACACAAGGCAAAGTGGTAGAGGGATGAGAGGAAGAACAACGCTAGTATCTTTACCTATACCTATTTCTATGGAATTTAAAGACTTAATAAATACAGAAATTAGAAAGAGGTTAGAACAATCGAGGATCTCATAAACTCCGTTATTTTAAAAGTACTTAGAATTCTCTTGAGAGAAGGAGAGATAAATATAACCAGACTGGCTAGAGAGTCTCATGTTAATTACAAAAAGCTAGAAAAAGCTTTAGAGACGCTAGAGAGGAAAAATATAATAGAGATCTATGAGGGAGATAAGACTAAACTAATAAGAATCAATTATTCTAACCCTAAAGTAATAATACTAAAAAACCTGTTTGATGAACTTGAGAGTATATGACTGAAATTCGAATGATTGATATTTCAGGAAAAGATATAGTGCTAAGAGAAGCAATAGCTGAAGGATTTATAAAACTTAAGAAAGATACCATAGAAAAAATAACAAAGAGAGAAATAGAAAAAGGAGATGTGATCGCTACAGCGAAAGTTGCTGGAATTTTAGCTGCAAAGAAGACTCATGAGTTATTACCAATGTGTCATCCAATTCCCTTAGAATATATCAATGTAGAAATCGAGATTCAAAATGATGGGTTAAAAGTAGTCTCGACAATAAGAGCTCATTACAGAACTGGAGTCGAAATGGAGGCTCTGACTGCTACTAGTATAGCCCTTTTGACTATTTGGGATATGGTAAAGAAGTACGAAAAAGATGAAAAAGGACAATATCCATTGACAGAGATCAGTAAAATTAGAGTTGTTAGTAAAATTAAGTCTTACGACTAGAAGATCTCTTAGGATAGTATTTTTTACTTTTTTGTTCCTTTTCTTCACTAGTTGGCTTATTACCCTGTGTAAAAACGTTTAAAATTTCTTTCTCCCCTTCGGTTAGTTGGAGATAATTTTCTACTGCTTCTGCATGCCTAGTATAATAAGACGCAAGGAATGGTAAAGTGTCATTTAATACCTTTCTTTTTGAGGTATGAGTTTTTTCACCTATTTTTTTAAGAAGGGTCTCGATACTATCACGTTTTTCTTTAGTCCTAGCTAAGGCTTGAATATATTGTGGAAACTGATACTTTACCCATCTTGCCTTATAACCTGGTTTCTTTTTCTCTAGTGACGCAAATGCAATACCTGGTCCCATCAAATCAAACATATATGATAATAAATCCCATCCTACTTGTTTAGCTCTTGTCAGAAAAACAGAAGCTCTAGATAGAGCCTCGTAAGCTCTCCAAACATCTTCCATGGACGTGTATTGTAATGGGATATTCTCATCAAACCATCTCATTAACAACTCATAATCAACCTGACTATTTGTGACTGCATTTTTCGCCTGCCAATAATACTTAGCCCAAAATACGTCTCTAAGGGTTTCGAAGGGATCTAATTCCCTATCCTTTCTCCTTACTAGTTCTTTTACGTTATCTAATGTGACCTTCCCATATCCCTCCGCTATACCCTGAAGCATATTTATACAATATCGTGCATCACCTTCACTTTGCTCTATAATATGGTCTAATGCCTCATCAATGCAAACTATTTTCTCCTTCTCACATATCCTCTTTAATAATCTCCTCAACGGATATTTTCCTAATCTTTTTAACTCTATCATTTTCACTGCGTTTCTTAAGCTTCTTAGAGACGGATCCCATGGATCATTAGCAGTGAGAATTACTGGATATTTTGTTTTTTCTATTAACTCTAAGATTGCAGGTATAGCACCAGCATCAGCCCTTGAATAAATTCCGTCTATTTCATCTAGTAATATTATTTTCCCCTTAATTCCAAATAAAGAGCCTGAAATAGATGCCCTTTCAGCAACATCCTTTATGTCCCTTAAATTTCTTGAATCACTAGCATTCATCTCTAATAATTCTAACTTATAGTTTCTAGCTAATGCTTCAGCTAGAGTTGTTTTACCTACACCTGGTGGACCATATAATAGTACAGCTTTAGCTGTTGGCTCTCCATTAAGCCAACTTTCTATCCATTTTTTAAGTTCTTCTTTGACTTCATCTTGGTTTTCAACCTCTTGTAGACTTTTTGGTCTATACTTCAGGAACCATTGTAATGGCAATTACTTCCCTCCAGAATATTTTTCTGCATGTAACGCTAATTTCGCTAAAAAAGCCGATAACTGTATCTCATCGTCTGCTCCTTCCATAATTCTGAATTCTACCTCTCCTGCATAATCAACCAATACTACCTTTAGGTCATCTGGTATACTTATCTCATTTCCCGTGAGTTCTTTATGTACTTGTTTGATTATATCCTCTCCAGATAATCCGTAATTTATGAGTAGTTCTCGCAACTTATCTCTAGCTTGTAAAAACTTACCACTAAGGGCTAAATGTAGCATTTCTCTTATCTCTTTGGGTTGGGCCAAACCCAGAACTTTATAAACAGTTTCTACGGTGATCTTTCCGTAAGCTGAAGCTGCTTGAATTACATTTATAGCTTTTCTCATATCACCTTGTGTTATATCAAAAATTGTTTCGATTCCTTTTGGATCAAACTCGATCTTTTCATTCTTTGCAATCTGAATTAATCTATTGACTACGTCTTCCTTCTTTAGAGGATAAAATCTGAATAATGCAGTTCTTGATTGTATTGGTTCAATGATTTTACTCAAATAATTACATGCTAATATGAATCTCGTCGTCTCCGTATATAACTCCATGGTTCTTCTTAGAGCTTGCTGAGCGTCAGCTGTCATATTATCAGCCTCATCGAGTAATATAACTTTAAAGGGCACATTATTTGATGCGACTGTTCTGGCAAATTCTTTTACCTTATTTCGTATAACATCAATACCTCTTTCATCGCTTGCATTAAGCTCCAAAAAGTACTGTCTATAACTGTTCCCATAAAGATCTCTAACTAGTGCCAATGCTGCAGTTGTCTTTCCTGTACCAGGGGGACCTGCAAAAAGCAAATGTGGCATATTCTTTTCTTTAACAAACTTCTTTAATCTTTCTACTATTTCCTTTTGATTAACTATTTCGTCTAATGATTTAGGTCTATATTTTTCTGCCCATAATATCTCTTCTTCCATTTTTCAACCCTTTCTTTTATACTTACCCATAATGAATCCTTTGTCAATCATATATCCTTCCATCATTCTCTTGAGCTCCTCTGCGGTAACGCCAGATTTTACTGGTAACTCTGAGCTCAAGGCATATACATAAAAGAAGTATCTATGAGCCTGGTGACTTCTAGGTGGGCACGGTCCATTATAACCAACCCTTCCAAAATCATTTACACCTTGAATGCCTACCCCAGCTTTCTCTATCTTCTTCACATTTTCCTCTAGTTTGTTCTGCTTTATATTATAAATAACCCAGTGTATAAAAGTACCTCCAGGTGCATCAGGGTCCTCAACAATTATTGCATATGATTTTACATTTGGAATTTGATCCCATTCAAGTTCAGGAGAAATATCAGAACCATCACATGTATATTTATCCGGTATATAGTCTTCATTTTTAAAGGAGTTAGATCTTACGTTCACAAGAAAAAGATGTAAGGCTCAATAAAAAACCTATCTCTTAGTGATATAATACTCTTTTTCTTCATGCCCATTCTTGGTAATTTTAGTGACTATCACTCCTGTGCCTGTAAAAGAGTCTCTCTTTATAGAGGAGAATATAGCTCTTTTAGCTAATTCTGCAGCATCATCTAGTGACATTTCTGGCTTATAGTTATCCTCAAGTACTCCAAGAGCTTCCGGTGATCCTGAACCTGTTGCAGTATACTCCTCCTCAGTGATATCCCCCAGGTAATCTAAATTGTAGAGTTGTGGCTGATCATCTACTCCACCTATTAGTATTTGGACTAGATATGGGAAGTATTTAGATGAAGAAAGTACATTAGCTAGCCATGTGGCTATGCCTTTAACAGTTATGGGACCTTCGCCAGTTATAGAATTACGATGATATATATATTTTAAAGCTTCATATATAAATTGTAAATCAGCAACGCTACCTGCAGTCGTAATCCCTATATTATCAGTGACGTATAAGACCTTTCTAACATACTTATGAGCAACATAATAACCTGCGCTGGCTCTTCTATCAGCAGCTAATACTACTCCATCCTTGACCTTAATCCCTACAGTCGTTGTTCCCTTCAGAATTTTATTTTGAAGATTCATTAGAAATCAAGATACATGTATTTTACTTACTAATAAATCCAACAATATCTAATATCCTTTTAGCTATATCTAATACAGTCCCATCCTGATATAACTCTCCGCTCACCATTAGACCCACCGGTAGTCCGTTTAACTGTGTAACTGGAATAGAAATTGAGGGTGCTCCTGTTACATTAAATATCTCGGTGTTGGACACTAATTTTTCCCTAAATGTTAGCTCATTACCTATAACTTCGGAAATTTTAGGCGCTACAACTTTTGTAGTAGGTGATATTAGAACATCGACATCACTAAATATTTTCATATACTCTCTAATTAACACGTGTCTTAATCTCAATGCATCAACGTACTCATATCCCAATATTTTAGATCCATTTTCAAGCAATCTTCTAACATCTGGGAAATAATCATCTTTCCTCTCGTTGAACCACTTCTTATGGTAGCTATATGCTTCAGGTAAAACTATCTTCCTTCTTACATCACCTGAATATTTCTCAAGAATTTCATTGTGAATTTCTTTAATATCGAAATAATTATTGAGTGTGTCAACTATAGGTTTCAGAACCCTAGATACCTCGTCATCACCAAATAAAAATAGACCTACTCTGGGTTTTCTCCTAATCTGTGACACTAAAACAGTTTTATCAGTTAATGTCACTTCAAGGACTCTGT is drawn from Sulfolobus acidocaldarius SUSAZ and contains these coding sequences:
- a CDS encoding Minichromosome maintenance protein MCM, whose amino-acid sequence is METPSQLDYGELFLEFISTFHDDKGRLVYQNLINEMIAYRKKSIYVDFSDLYSFNQKFATKLIDSPKEIIPLIEKKLYDYVTERDPSYQDEIRELHVRILNVPRVVELRKLRTNYAGRLISVEGILVKATPPKERLRKAIFQHMNPDCMHEFVWPPEGDMGEVIEAPSVCPACNKPGQFKFIEDKSEFIDWQKAVIQERPEEIPPGQLPRQVEIVFEDDLVDISRPGDRVKVVGILEIKKDTYIRRGSKAIFDIYLKVNSIEISQKVLDEVNISEEDEKKIRELSKDSFIREKIISSIAPSIYGHWEIKEAIALSLFGGSPKLLPDGTRVRGDIHILIIGDPGTAKSQMLQFAARVAPRAVYTTGKGSTAAGLTATVTRDKNSGDYYLEAGALVLADGGIAVIDEIDKMREEDRVAIHEAMEQQTVSIAKAGIVAKLNARATVIAAGNPKLGRYIAERTLIENINLPPTILSRFDLIFILVDKPGKEDELLASHILNVHASKNIVQQNTVDTELLKKYIAYSRKNVSPKLGDEAKKLLLDFFVEMRKKSSESPDSPIIITPRQLEALIRISEAYARMALKEEVSREDAERAINIMRIFLERVGIDVESGKIDIDTIMTGKPKSAREKMSKILEIIDTITSSEGCVKIKDLAKEAENAGIEKSSFDKLISDMRKQGLIYESRPDCYRKV
- a CDS encoding RNA methyltransferase, with translation MERPTLLLTAKKNKDNICLIEILNRILIKDMNATAVEIVKNVIILYSNLNPMEAYGLLISGPPSCVAKIFPIHGIIDSISEAEVIRKSVDLCKNVLKNTFYVQCYSRGVKVNCREIEIGIGIGLKGITKVDFKSPELIVFVNVVRDKSYISLLKKGGEKVSVKSLGQNI
- a CDS encoding cell division control protein Cdc6 → MKVLDDIKNLIEDLLGGDTVFNNTKILNPEYIPSNLPHRENQIKEMTVSFRDLILNPGSSSIRLVIIGRTGTGKSVTTKKFGLKLREIAHERNLRLEYVHVNCHRQRTLYLILQEISQGLRLQLPNRGLSSQETFRIIYDYLEKRNIHLVITLDEFDYFVSTAPLEDIYFLVRVYDELNVTTKRLHYIFIVREITSLSGLDKSIKDHIIKNIIDFPPYKSAELYDILADRVYNEKAFKENSVSEEVLRFIAEVHGFDKGGSGNARISIETLELAGKIADSENSPIVTLEHAKKANSKINPELSALIDSIKELDLHQLIFLKALVLLHDQEGIDFFPIGKIEQRYVELSKNFGEEPRRHTQIFEYVRRMKLMGLINTRQSGRGMRGRTTLVSLPIPISMEFKDLINTEIRKRLEQSRIS
- a CDS encoding molybdenum cofactor biosynthesis protein MoaC (MoaC; along with MoaA is involved in conversion of a guanosine derivative into molybdopterin precursor Z; involved in molybdenum cofactor biosynthesis); this translates as MTEIRMIDISGKDIVLREAIAEGFIKLKKDTIEKITKREIEKGDVIATAKVAGILAAKKTHELLPMCHPIPLEYINVEIEIQNDGLKVVSTIRAHYRTGVEMEALTATSIALLTIWDMVKKYEKDEKGQYPLTEISKIRVVSKIKSYD
- a CDS encoding replication protein C (Part of the RFC clamp loader complex which loads the PCNA sliding clamp onto DNA), producing MPLQWFLKYRPKSLQEVENQDEVKEELKKWIESWLNGEPTAKAVLLYGPPGVGKTTLAEALARNYKLELLEMNASDSRNLRDIKDVAERASISGSLFGIKGKIILLDEIDGIYSRADAGAIPAILELIEKTKYPVILTANDPWDPSLRSLRNAVKMIELKRLGKYPLRRLLKRICEKEKIVCIDEALDHIIEQSEGDARYCINMLQGIAEGYGKVTLDNVKELVRRKDRELDPFETLRDVFWAKYYWQAKNAVTNSQVDYELLMRWFDENIPLQYTSMEDVWRAYEALSRASVFLTRAKQVGWDLLSYMFDLMGPGIAFASLEKKKPGYKARWVKYQFPQYIQALARTKEKRDSIETLLKKIGEKTHTSKRKVLNDTLPFLASYYTRHAEAVENYLQLTEGEKEILNVFTQGNKPTSEEKEQKSKKYYPKRSSSRKT
- the rfc gene encoding ATPase AAA (Part of the RFC clamp loader complex which loads the PCNA sliding clamp onto DNA; in Methanosarcina and Methanococcoides the RFC clamp loader is made up of 2 similar small subunits and one large subunit; the proteins in this cluster are small subunit 1 which is necessary for clamp loading activity); the protein is MEEEILWAEKYRPKSLDEIVNQKEIVERLKKFVKEKNMPHLLFAGPPGTGKTTAALALVRDLYGNSYRQYFLELNASDERGIDVIRNKVKEFARTVASNNVPFKVILLDEADNMTADAQQALRRTMELYTETTRFILACNYLSKIIEPIQSRTALFRFYPLKKEDVVNRLIQIAKNEKIEFDPKGIETIFDITQGDMRKAINVIQAASAYGKITVETVYKVLGLAQPKEIREMLHLALSGKFLQARDKLRELLINYGLSGEDIIKQVHKELTGNEISIPDDLKVVLVDYAGEVEFRIMEGADDEIQLSAFLAKLALHAEKYSGGK
- a CDS encoding proteasome subunit beta — its product is MNLQNKILKGTTTVGIKVKDGVVLAADRRASAGYYVAHKYVRKVLYVTDNIGITTAGSVADLQFIYEALKYIYHRNSITGEGPITVKGIATWLANVLSSSKYFPYLVQILIGGVDDQPQLYNLDYLGDITEEEYTATGSGSPEALGVLEDNYKPEMSLDDAAELAKRAIFSSIKRDSFTGTGVIVTKITKNGHEEKEYYITKR
- a CDS encoding amidase, whose translation is MSLEELNSRYNIFTRLVNIKKRDKGRLSNLKFSIKDIIDIKGVPTTAGSRILNNYIPDSNAYVVEKILEEGGEIIGKTNTHEFAMGATNTSSIFGPVKNPYDVERISGGSSGGAAVSVALGLVDVGVGTDTGGSVRIPAALCGVIGFKPSIGLIPTDGIIPFSWSIDTVGFLVKDMQTLNRVLEVTLTDKTVLVSQIRRKPRVGLFLFGDDEVSRVLKPIVDTLNNYFDIKEIHNEILEKYSGDVRRKIVLPEAYSYHKKWFNERKDDYFPDVRRLLENGSKILGYEYVDALRLRHVLIREYMKIFSDVDVLISPTTKVVAPKISEVIGNELTFREKLVSNTEIFNVTGAPSISIPVTQLNGLPVGLMVSGELYQDGTVLDIAKRILDIVGFISK